In Temnothorax longispinosus isolate EJ_2023e chromosome 2, Tlon_JGU_v1, whole genome shotgun sequence, one DNA window encodes the following:
- the LOC139808650 gene encoding uncharacterized protein translates to MVKFKMLFALFCVLLIGHHIQAVVNKATSQVPLIKEGEKSTNKVKADDRISNTFDSPSDEYGPPLGSGFKGPAPVYGPPELTGNLGPTPIYPPPPPELPPPVFGPLAISYGPPRSIKPQYGPPKQNFGLATSSLFSKPTYGPPKLHYGLPKQHFTPPLVSFPPFRSPKPQYGPPLKLVATSSQQYIPPKPGHGPPIPISLETYGPPPPKLAIQFNPLPNDEYGPPPLPVSAPQPQYGPPAGDLYGPPPPAPPPGVPAPPTPPDIKYDGWQPIAGLATTPNQSGPPTDTYGAPLEAKHNYVEGTSQLSHAQLSASMDSNVPSDSYGVPLQNPEDQDLKTSVRESSASSESNGLPPPPLPENEPLHNNQGPGAITTTSQSDHQFGRQQLNLQHGTPNIEPLSIIKTVGFELLPANGPLNSDISSSGGISDTSSFNHISNSANANSASLHSGLDLPLDNGGFHADALSNSGDSHGFQNIGNDLSLQQLPQQAPLSDYGPPLTTATFEKPADHISGGSLLSPPPLNSYGAPPLSSYSPNGLYPAAHGGRGPLFSSFGIFGGSFHKQNLHSPRFHGPFRPPPIPVGSFIPPRNREPIKFREPIPTGLLSNINRYLPPPAKQQLPNLHVPVSFRHTSGSSNLFSGSFGSSGSFNVHNLNSPIAAPHVQYGTPLSFNDFNTPMPHLTYGAPNFGPPTSFTSTSSGFGSNLYSGISNALTTTYGTPVVNAPLSVGGSYDCNSLQPLLPVNGASYSSTGLSATGELPLSGSLPSGGELHSSGELHLSGGLSSGGEVPSSEGISLGGGLPAHSNGKLQLGFENAGTAGNVNNHNPVFTENDLSDINQQNSIFADNSLPLTKPLDNFLGGPPVNTLDLQHNEQQKINLKDSYGNPVGLTYDSSDEASDVRDIHTAVADVPNELSGQLSSQSHNIYPAATSFEHGSGISVEALTASLTAQGFQNNQEKNIGSNEVDASQFLKSSEGSEALSLAQRLTADNADGFEIHGSKGTYRLQIQPADGGLGTENSDGSIRHDQVLSNGLLQDILAAIEQPENGPIQLQGLPQAQQLDKVFGPDVPQATNGHFITIDSQAQNNELQERIEKVSDRDEDNKYLKNQSSVALFFDTKYGELKKEIRSVLKNETQTTRENKQNNKTKSS, encoded by the exons ATGGTTAAATTCAAG ATGCTATTCGCTCTGTTCTGCGTCCTGTTAATTGGACATCATATACAAGCGGTGGTCAACAAGGCGACCTCGCAAGTACCGTTAATCAAGGAAGGAGAGAAATCCACCAACAAGGTCAAAGCCGATGACAGAATAAGTAATACTTTCGATTCTCCGTCTGACGAATATGGGCCACCGTTGGGGTCTGGTTTTAAAGGTCCAGCGCCGGTATACGGACCTCCGGAATTAACTGGTAATCTTGGACCGACGCCTATTTatccgccgccaccgccagaATTGCCGCCGCCTGTATTTGGACCGCTGGCCATTTCCTACGGGCCGCCACGAAGTATCAAGCCGCAATATGGGCCGccgaaacaaaattttggcTTGGCAACGTCTTCCCTCTTTTCTAAGCCGACTTACGGCCCGCCGAAACTTCATTACGGGCTGCCGAAACAACACTTTACGCCGCCGTTGGTTTCATTTCCACCGTTCAGATCACCGAAACCTCAGTACGGTCCACCATTGAAGCTCGTCGCTACATCGAGTCAGCAATATATACCGCCTAAGCCAGGTCACGGGCCACCTATCCCTATATCGCTCGAGACTTACGGTCCACCACCTCCGAAATTAGCTATTCAGTTTAATCCTCTGCCCAATGACGAGTACGGTCCACCGCCGTTGCCCGTATCTGCGCCGCAACCGCAATACGGTCCACCAGCTGGTGATTTATATGGACCTCCACCGCCAGCGCCTCCGCCAGGAGTTCCAGCGCCACCCACACCCCCTGACATAAAGTACGATGGATGGCAGCCCATTGCGGGATTGGCCACCACCCCTAATCAAAGTGGTCCTCCGACAGATACATATGGTGCTCCCCTCGAAGCGAAGCATAATTACGTCGAAGGTACGTCGCAATTGTCTCACGCTCAATTGAGCGCCTCAATGGATTCGAATGTGCCCAGCGACTCTTACGGCGTGCCGTTACAAAATCCTGAAGATCAAGATCTGAAGACATCCGTGCGCGAGTCCTCGGCTTCTTCGGAGAGTAATGGattaccgccgccgccgttgccgGAGAACGAACCTCTGCACAACAATCAAGGTCCGGGGGCCATAACTACGACGAGTCAGTCCGATCATCAGTTCGGTCGACAACAATTAAACTTACAGCACGGAACACCAAACATTGAACCCTTGTCCATCATAAAGACAGTGGGATTTGAGCTGTTGCCCGCAAATGGCCCTTTGAACTCGGATATCTCATCGTCAGGTGGCATTTCTGACACCTCATCATTCAATCACATCTCGAATTCAGCTAATGCCAACTCCGCTTCACTCCATTCGGGGCTAGATTTGCCGCTGGACAATGGCGGATTCCACGCTGATGCTCTAAGCAATAGCGGAGATTCTCACGGATTTCAAAATATAGGAAACGATCTGTCTTTGCAGCAGCTTCCGCAGCAGGCGCCATTGAGCGATTATGGCCCGCCTTTAACAACTGCTACTTTCGAAAAACCTGCTGATCATATATCAGGAGGATCTTTGCTTTCTCCTCCACCTTTAAATTCTTATGGTGCACCACCTCTTTCCTCTTACTCGCCGAATGGTCTTTATCCTGCAGCGCATGGAGGACGAGGTCCATTGTTTTCATCATTCGGAATATTTGGAGGCTCTTTCCACAAGCAAAATCTGCATTCTCCTCGATTTCATGGTCCATTCAGGCCACCACCAATTCCTGTCGGCTCTTTCATACCACCACGAAATCGGGAACCGATTAAATTCAGAGAACCAATACCAACGGGACTCTTGTCGAATATTAATCGATATTTGCCGCCACCTGCAAAACAGCAGTTACCGAATCTTCACGTGCCAGTGTCTTTCCGCCATACGTCGGGATCGAGCAACTTATTTTCGGGCTCTTTCGGATCGTCTGGTTCATTTAACGTACACAACTTAAATTCTCCAATTGCCGCGCCTCACGTTCAATATGGAACTCCATTATCGTTCAACGATTTCAATACACCAATGCCACACTTAACTTATGGAGCACCTAACTTTGGTCCACCGACTTCTTTCACCTCAACGTCTTCCGGATTTGGCAGTAATCTCTACAGTGGAATTAGTAATGCGCTAACAACGACATACGGCACACCTGTGGTAAACGCGCCGTTATCAGTCGGCGGCAGTTACGACTGCAATTCCTTGCAGCCACTCTTGCCCGTGAACGGGGCGTCGTATTCAAGTACAGGATTGTCCGCAACCGGAGAACTACCTTTAAGCGGTAGTTTACCTTCAGGCGGAGAATTGCATTCCAGCGGAGAGCTACACTTGAGTGGAGGCTTATCTTCAGGTGGTGAAGTGCCCTCGAGCGAGGGGATATCGTTAGGTGGTGGATTACCCGCGCATTCTAACGGCAAGCTGCAACTCGGATTTGAAAATGCAGGAACTGCTGGAAACGTGAACAATCACAATCCAGTTTTCACGGAAAACGATTTATCCGATATCAATCAACAAAATTCCATCTTTGCAGATAACTCACTGCCGCTTACAAAACCACTCGATAATTTTCTGGGAGGACCCCCAGTGAATACATTGGATTTACAACATAACGAACAACAGAAAATCAACTTAAAAGACAGCTACGGTAATCCCGTAGGTCTAACTTATGATTCGTCCGATGAAGCGAGTGATGTCAGAGATATTCACACAGCCGTCGCGGACGTTCCGAACGAGCTCTCCGGGCAATTGTCTAGTCAGTCTCACAATATCTACCCCGCGGCAACGTCGTTCGAACACGGCTCGGGAATTTCGGTTGAAGCGCTGACTGCAAGTTTGACCGCGCAAGGCTTCCAGAATAATCAAGAAAAGAATATTGGATCAAATGAGGTGGACGCTAGTCAATTTCTGAAATCGAGCGAGGGTAGTGAGGCATTGTCTCTGGCTCAGAGACTGACCGCTGACAATGCCGACGGCTTCGAGATTCACGGTTCCAAAGGCACTTACAGATTGCAGATACAACCAGCGGATGGAGGACTGGGCACCGAGAACTCGGATGGTAGCATCAGACATGATCAGGTGTTGTCCAATGGCCTACTTCAGGACATACTGGCTGCTATAGAGCAGCCGGAAAATGGTCCTATACAACTTCAAGGTCTACCTCAGGCTCAGCAATTGGATAAAGTTTTCGGTCCTGACGTGCCGCAAGCAACTAACGGTCACTTTATCACTATAGATAGCCAGGcgcaaaataatgaattacAAGAACGAATCGAGAAAGTCAGCGACAGGGACGAggataacaaatatttaaaaaatcaatcgTCAGTAGCTTTGTTCTTTGATACTAAATACGGAGAgctaaaaaaagagattagGTCAGTGTTGAAAAACGAGACGCAAACCACGAGGGAAAATAAGCaaaacaataaaacaaaatccTCATAA